In Leptospira kirschneri serovar Cynopteri str. 3522 CT, one DNA window encodes the following:
- the ruvA gene encoding Holliday junction branch migration protein RuvA, which produces MISGLKGTLKKLEVGFVHIETGGITYEVTISFKTYLELKNLPPLKEIQLQIFHSINERGQKLFGFLTEQDKEFFKVMKGLQGIGELTALKILSFFSAEELYRIVQSGEAKELEKIPKVKGKTSEKIFFEVKQNLKKLELFLSGSSKESSVILTSLLQSPEEIAFSKKRETAILGLVQLGFEEKTASKEVDKILKNFSSNDPGEIIREILKSL; this is translated from the coding sequence ATGATCTCAGGTTTAAAAGGAACTCTCAAAAAATTAGAAGTAGGATTTGTGCATATAGAAACCGGTGGAATCACTTATGAAGTGACGATTTCTTTTAAAACCTATTTGGAATTAAAAAATCTCCCTCCATTGAAGGAAATCCAATTACAAATTTTTCACTCTATCAACGAAAGAGGACAAAAATTATTCGGTTTTTTGACGGAACAAGACAAAGAGTTTTTCAAAGTAATGAAAGGTCTTCAGGGAATTGGAGAATTGACCGCACTCAAAATCTTATCCTTTTTTTCGGCGGAAGAGTTGTATCGAATCGTTCAATCTGGAGAAGCCAAAGAACTGGAAAAAATTCCGAAGGTTAAAGGTAAAACTTCGGAGAAAATTTTTTTCGAAGTAAAACAAAATCTCAAAAAATTAGAATTATTCTTGTCTGGCTCTTCGAAAGAGTCTTCTGTAATTTTAACTTCTTTGCTTCAGTCTCCTGAGGAAATTGCATTTTCTAAGAAGAGAGAAACGGCAATTCTTGGTTTAGTTCAATTAGGATTTGAAGAAAAAACAGCTTCTAAAGAAGTAGATAAGATTCTAAAAAACTTTTCGTCGAACGATCCTGGAGAAATTATACGAGAAATCCTGAAAAGTCTTTGA